In Methanococcoides sp. LMO-2, the genomic stretch CATTATTGTAAGTCCGAGGTTAGGCAGTAGGGATGTCAAAACAAGGCTTAGGAGAATGCCGAGAATACCTCCTACAAGTCCCACCATGGCAGAGTTGAAAAGGAATATCATCATGATGTCCCTGTTCTTTGCTCCTATGGCTTTCATGGTTCCTATGTCCTTTGTCCTTTCCATTACGGATGTGAACATTGTGTTTGCAATTCCTACAGATCCAACTACAAGTGAGACACCAGCTATAGCTGCAAGGAAGAGACTCATTGAATCCATCATCTCAGTTGCACTTTCTAATTGGGATTGTGGGTCTGAAACACTGAAATCCCTGTCATTTTCTGTAACATGTCTTGAGATCATTAGCTTTTCTTCTATATCCTCTATCACAGCATCAACGTTGTCGATATCATCAACTTTTACAATGATAGAATCAAAAATATCATCTTCAGCATCTTCGATTATCTCAACTGCTGCATCTATAGGCATGATGATTCCATTATCATTGTCTCCTTCTTCCAGTATACCTACTACCCTTACGGATTTTCCATTGATACTAATTACCTGGTTGAGACTTATGGGTTGGTCGAACATTTCATTGGCAATCTTGTCTCCTATGACAGCAACATAGTTGTCTGAAGCCTCAAGTAGCCTTCCGGAGGCAGCAGTATATGATGTTGTGTACTGCCAAACCTGTGAATCAACGCCAGTAATGGAAAGACTTGCCGACTCCCCCAGATAGTATACATCTTCTTTGCCTAATATCTGTCCATACAGATAATCGACATTCCCAACCAGCTTGAGTGCCATCACATCCTTGTCTGTCAATTCGGCATCATCTGCTGAAGAGGAAGAATCCCCTCCCGGTCTCATTCCCATTGCTGATGAAGCTTTAGTATATCCGGGAGTTATGGTAAGGGATGTCATGTCCATGTCCGCAAACCTGCTATCCATATCTGCTTCCATGCTATCACTAAGCGCCATGATAGTGACAACAGACCCTACTCCTATCACAATACCAATAATTGTGAGCCAGCTTCTGATCTTGCTGTGAAAAAGGATATTGGCAGCAAGCTTAAGATATGTCTTGTACCTCATCGTCCTTTTCCTTCGAAGTTTTTGTTTTCTTGTAATAGAATGCTCCACCAACTACGACTCCAATTACCAATAGATATGTCAGGTAAGTGCTTATGGAAGAACTATTATTTCTTGCACCAGGTCCGGCTGTGGTCATATCTCCTGTAGTGGATGTAAGTTCAATAGGAACGGTCTTTTCAACTGAAACCCTTTGTCCGGTCGAATCCGTATATTCTATCAGTACCTCGAGTCCGTTCTGGGATTGCTGTGATTGGCGCAGTGCTGCTATTTCTTCAGGATCCATTTCATCAATGTTCATGGATGATCTGTCAGTACTTTCTGAATTTGAAGCAAGATTATTATTGGTAACAGTAAATGAAGTGATGGTGTAATCACCCGTATCAAGATTACCTACTATGGTTGCAGAGCTACCGGTAGTTCTGTAGTTATCTTGTTCAGGAATAGATACTTTTACAGAATATGCTTCATTGTTACCGATATTAGCTACTGATAGAGAAACTTCTCCTTCACTTCCTTCAGAGAAAGTGACATCGAAATCGGTACCTCCGCCAATGAAGAGACCTGCTTTGGTATTGATCTCATTCACATTTGAATCATAGTCTTCAAATTCCAGATTAATGTCCAGTTGGTAAAGCCCGGGGTCTGCATTCACATCGGCGATAACTGAATATGTGACTGTGGCCGATTCTCCGGCTCCAAGGTATGATATGAATTTTGTATTGTCTGAATATACCGGAAGGATCTCTCCGTTGGGTTCATCCCATGAGATAGCCATGTTTTTAAGAGGGGAATTTCCTGTGTTTGTTACTGTAAATTCCAGAGTTTCTTCAACTGCACGATCGATAACTGCTTCGTTAATTAGTACCTGGGCGTATTCCTTTCCACGTACTTCAACATCGACTGTTGTAGTTTTAGTTGCACTGTCTCCCTCATTAACACATATGTCAAGCTCATAGAGTCCTTCTGCTGCATTGGGATCAACATTTAGTGTGAACCTTAGGATCGCTGCATCTTCTTCGTCCTGACGTGCATCGAGGAATGAAATTGTTTTGTTCAACGATTCGCCGGATACTTCTGAAAATGGATATTCAGGTTCGATTTCCACCTTCACATCGGCAAGATCTTCATTTCCAATGTTCTGTACACTGACTGTCAGTTCAACGGTCTCACCTGGCCTTGCAGGGTTCGGGCTCTGGCTCATTATGTCCACACTGACACCAGGGGCACTCGTATAAGTTGCTGCAGAAGCAGTTGCAATCGGTGATACCAATAGCATTAGTAATATCAAAAAGGACTTTATATTTTTCATGTCAACCTTTTCTCCTTAAGTTCTATTTTTTCGATCATCCCATCTTTAATGTGTATGATTTTTTCAGCATATTTTATGAGTTCAGTATCGTGGGTAACAATGATTATCGTCTTGTTCTGTTCTTCATGTAATTCGTTCAAAAATTCCAGAATATAGTCTCCGGTCTTGCTGTCCAGGGCTCCGGTAGGTTCGTCTGCCAGAAGTATTTCCGGATCGACTGAGAGGGATCTGGCAATAGCAACTCTCTGCCTTTGTCCTCCTGAGAGCTGGGAAGGCGAGTGTTGCATTTTGTCTCCAAGTCCCACTATCTTCAGCAGTTCTCTGGCCCGTTTCTCTGCCACATTTGCGTCCTCTTCCTGGAATTCCAGTGGTAGCATAACATTTTCCAGGGAATTGAGTGTAGGGATCAGGTTAAACTGTTGAAAAATGAATCCAATTGTCCTTCCCCTGATCTGTGCCAGCTCGGATTCTTCAAGGTGGGAAATATTCTTCCCATTCAGGCTGACACTTCCTTTTGTAGGGGTATCCAGACAACCTATCTGGTTCATCAGTGTACTTTTACCACTTCCACTTGGTCCGAGTATAACTACAAACTCGCCTTTCTTGATGTGCAGGTCAACTCCTTTTAATGCTGCAAACTCAATTTCACCCATCTGGTAGATCTTCCAGACATCCTTCAGGTCTATGAGGGGTACTTCATTTTCATTCATCTTTGCTGAAACCTCACGAAATCAATTGTCTGATTTTTTTTGTTCTGATTGTAGTCTGCTTTTTCACGTTCTCCCTCTCAAGGTGGCTTTGAATGAGTTATGTGGGGTCCATCATCTCACCAATACGTTTTTAGGTGGTAGTTGCTGCCACCTTGAGAGGGAGGCGTGGTAGCAATCCAGCAATTGATTATTTTGAATATAAACATACTTAATTTTTGAAGAAGAAATCTAAGTGTAAAGTCAAAATGAAGCTTTTTAATACTTAATTAATCTTAAAAATGCATTATAGTATGCACAAATCAAAATTTAAGGTTAAATAATTGGTAATTTATAATTATTTCCAATTACAGCATTTTTATTTTTGCTGATAACACACAAAAATGATCATTAAAAAAAGGTCTGACCTTGTAGGATTCGCTGGAATAAGCCGGTAGAATTCAAATCATATATTCGAGATCAATGAAATTAGAACGTCAGGAATGAACAAAAAAAGGTTAAGTTGTAAATCAGGAATAAGTTTCCTATCTTATTTTCGATCTTTTAGTATGATAACGTTGCCACGTCCCTTCCTGAACTTCTCAACATAACCCTTTGCTTCAAGTTCCGACAACATAAGGCTTACTTTTCCTTCAGAGTATCTGATCCTGCTTCGAAGGTCCTTTTGAGTTATCCTTCCACCGTTCGCTACTATTATATCGAGTACTTCCTGAAGGTCAGATGGGAACTCTTCGTTATCTTCTTCCGGCTCAGCAACTACTTCAGGTTGATATGTGACGTGATCTGTTCCTTTTTTCTTGTGTACAAAGGAATATCCACCGATTGCTATCAATGCGAGCATTATAGCTGCAATTGAATATATGCCGATAGATGACTGATTTTTCTTTTCGGAAGCCACTGAGCTTTCTTCAATCGGAGCAATTTCAGCAAGGTCTTCTTCAGTTATCAACCCTTCAGAGTATGCAGGGTAAAGCAGGAGATCGATGACATAGTTGCCAGCATCTGTGATGACAATATCCTCTTCTGCGAAGTAGATGAGAGTGTCATTATCGGAATATTTAGCTGTGATAGTGTAGCTGCCGGAATTAAGGTCAAAAGAATATGTTCCGTATTTTGCTACAACGGATTGTGATGGTGTTGAATTTACTGCAATTATAGTATTTTCCAGAGGTTCAAATGTGTTCCATTCATATGTTGCTCCATGGACGGTGGCTGAGCTGTTTGCAACTGCCATTGCCGTTGGCAGCATGCTGAGCAGAATAAAAAGGAACAATATTGAATATCTGGTTTTCATGTTAACAGCCGTTGCAATTATATTCTATTTAATGTGGTCATCCATTGACCTTGCTCAGTTTGTCCGTCCGTCGTGCTAACGTTGTAGGTTCCGTTTCCGGACATCATAACATTTCCCTGACCTGATGAAGTAAATGATATGTTGCTTCCTTTTATCATAACCATCAGACCGGAACCTGTTATGTCAGCAGATCCATTAAATCTTTTATACAGGGACACATTTTGCCCTTCGTGAAGAATATTTGAAATTTCATGATCGGCATTGATATCCAGTTTCATCTTATCATTGAGATTGGATATAGCTACAATTCCATTTTCGGTATATAGGTTAATAGTAAGATCGCCAGTAAGGATTGCTGTACCGTTTCCATTGGCAGAAATGGTATCTGTCAGGTCTAGCTTTACAGAGCCAGGGTTTATGATCTTCAGCTCCTCAAATATATTTTTCAGGATCCCGTTTGCTTCATCTAAGTCCTGCAAAGATTGTGTAAGGTAATAGCGTTTGTTGATCTGAGTTACCGGCTTTGTCTCATATGCCAGTTTTTGGTTCTCTCTTGCTCTTTCTATAGCCTGCTCATAGTCTTCAAAAAGGGATCTGAGCTTTTCAACGTCTTTGCCTCTTGTTTCCAGCTCATTTATTCCTGCTTCAATTTGAAGAGCTGTGGTCTCTGATCTTGTGATCATGTCTTCTATGAATTTTTCAGGATCCTTTCTAAGGGGTGGCATCTCGTCTTTGGGGGGCAAGGTACCATTTTCAGGGTGGAATTCAAACTTATCATTATAGGCCAGGAATTTCAGAGGCGAATCCTTAAGATTATTCCAGAGAACAATGTTCTTTTCCTGATGGTCCATAGTTTTCTGATCGACACATCCTGATGCAAATAGTGAGAGTATAAAGAGTGCAATTACTGCTAAATATGCTGCTTTTTTCATATTCATTGAATCTCCTTATGCTGGATGTTTTGTCGATAACTTGGGAATACAATGAATTCTTACAACAGATATATTATTATTGATAAGACAACGGGTTTTGTATCACTTGTTATCAGCTACCTGTTGTTGACGTAAATATATATGCATACTTTACATGGGGTATATAATACGACTTTATAATGCTTTATTATTGGTTTGAAATCAAAATTAATAGTATTTTTCTTTTGAAAATCACATTAATTGCAAAATTTAGTCTTATTTTTAATATTAGCAGCATTTATTCTTTTTATTAAAGAATTTTTGCTGATCTAACCATCACTAATTCTCTCTTCAAGTTGGATCATAATTGAGTGTATATTCTTTAAACGTTAATTATACTCTAATGCTATTTATTTCAATATATTAGTCACATTTAAGCAATAAAAAGACTTAAAATGCTTCATTTTCTCTTTAGGCTTTTATGATGTATTAAATAAATAAAGTATGCTTATATTCAACCCAAATAATGTCGCAATTGTAAGCGATCAGTAATATACTGGTGCTTAAGGAGCGATAGTATGACAAAAAAAATACTGAAATTGTTTTCCTGTCTTGCGGTCATATTGATGGTGGCATGCATTCTGCCATCTGGTGCATTTGCTGCAGAAGATGGCCAGCTTGACAAAG encodes the following:
- a CDS encoding ABC transporter permease, whose translation is MRYKTYLKLAANILFHSKIRSWLTIIGIVIGVGSVVTIMALSDSMEADMDSRFADMDMTSLTITPGYTKASSAMGMRPGGDSSSSADDAELTDKDVMALKLVGNVDYLYGQILGKEDVYYLGESASLSITGVDSQVWQYTTSYTAASGRLLEASDNYVAVIGDKIANEMFDQPISLNQVISINGKSVRVVGILEEGDNDNGIIMPIDAAVEIIEDAEDDIFDSIIVKVDDIDNVDAVIEDIEEKLMISRHVTENDRDFSVSDPQSQLESATEMMDSMSLFLAAIAGVSLVVGSVGIANTMFTSVMERTKDIGTMKAIGAKNRDIMMIFLFNSAMVGLVGGILGILLSLVLTSLLPNLGLTIMRSSMGSTLSPELVLIGISIAIFVGIVSGVVPAYNASKMKPVDALRYE
- a CDS encoding COG1361 S-layer family protein, with amino-acid sequence MLLVSPIATASAATYTSAPGVSVDIMSQSPNPARPGETVELTVSVQNIGNEDLADVKVEIEPEYPFSEVSGESLNKTISFLDARQDEEDAAILRFTLNVDPNAAEGLYELDICVNEGDSATKTTTVDVEVRGKEYAQVLINEAVIDRAVEETLEFTVTNTGNSPLKNMAISWDEPNGEILPVYSDNTKFISYLGAGESATVTYSVIADVNADPGLYQLDINLEFEDYDSNVNEINTKAGLFIGGGTDFDVTFSEGSEGEVSLSVANIGNNEAYSVKVSIPEQDNYRTTGSSATIVGNLDTGDYTITSFTVTNNNLASNSESTDRSSMNIDEMDPEEIAALRQSQQSQNGLEVLIEYTDSTGQRVSVEKTVPIELTSTTGDMTTAGPGARNNSSSISTYLTYLLVIGVVVGGAFYYKKTKTSKEKDDEVQDIS
- a CDS encoding ABC transporter ATP-binding protein; this translates as MNENEVPLIDLKDVWKIYQMGEIEFAALKGVDLHIKKGEFVVILGPSGSGKSTLMNQIGCLDTPTKGSVSLNGKNISHLEESELAQIRGRTIGFIFQQFNLIPTLNSLENVMLPLEFQEEDANVAEKRARELLKIVGLGDKMQHSPSQLSGGQRQRVAIARSLSVDPEILLADEPTGALDSKTGDYILEFLNELHEEQNKTIIIVTHDTELIKYAEKIIHIKDGMIEKIELKEKRLT
- a CDS encoding helix-turn-helix transcriptional regulator, whose protein sequence is MKTRYSILFLFILLSMLPTAMAVANSSATVHGATYEWNTFEPLENTIIAVNSTPSQSVVAKYGTYSFDLNSGSYTITAKYSDNDTLIYFAEEDIVITDAGNYVIDLLLYPAYSEGLITEEDLAEIAPIEESSVASEKKNQSSIGIYSIAAIMLALIAIGGYSFVHKKKGTDHVTYQPEVVAEPEEDNEEFPSDLQEVLDIIVANGGRITQKDLRSRIRYSEGKVSLMLSELEAKGYVEKFRKGRGNVIILKDRK